A genomic segment from Bradyrhizobium diazoefficiens USDA 110 encodes:
- a CDS encoding tyrosine-type recombinase/integrase: MRVRLKGINTVKKRLADGSTKTYRYHRATGKLLQGEPGSPEFIESYGAAARGQKRPQTASSDTFAALVVKYKASEVFKLLADRTQSEYARLLKAVESEFGTLPSSALNDPDVLGDFLEYQDAVAKASGAREADNRLAATSAMLTWAKDRKNIRFNHLRGFKRLHYADRSEILWLPEHVLAFMDKAEPELQPALILAAHTALRESDLLGLKWTAYRDGCLVVRISKSRRNRGNGRLVDIPCTKSLRQMLDKMPRTSEYILTTRTNRRFKIRYFSRLWHETMVAAGIDKIKLEGVEEPVSLHFNDLRGTAITLLSEAGCTPQEIATITGHSLKYVNHILEKYLARTKGLARKAIEKFESSPSAQFMLDLRTAESA, from the coding sequence GTGCGCGTAAGACTTAAAGGGATCAACACCGTCAAGAAGCGTCTCGCTGACGGCTCGACGAAGACCTACCGCTACCATCGGGCCACCGGTAAACTCTTGCAGGGTGAGCCTGGATCGCCGGAATTCATCGAGTCATATGGCGCTGCCGCGCGAGGCCAAAAGCGACCGCAAACTGCCTCGTCAGATACCTTCGCGGCGCTGGTCGTGAAATATAAGGCCTCGGAAGTCTTCAAGCTCCTCGCTGATCGTACGCAAAGCGAATACGCGCGTCTTCTCAAGGCGGTCGAAAGCGAGTTTGGAACGCTGCCTTCTTCGGCCTTGAACGACCCCGACGTCTTGGGTGACTTTCTCGAATATCAAGATGCTGTTGCCAAAGCCTCCGGCGCTCGCGAGGCGGACAATCGTCTCGCCGCGACGAGCGCGATGCTCACTTGGGCAAAAGACAGGAAAAATATCAGGTTCAATCATCTACGCGGCTTCAAGCGTCTGCACTACGCCGACCGAAGCGAAATCCTCTGGTTGCCCGAACACGTCCTGGCGTTCATGGACAAGGCGGAACCGGAACTTCAGCCAGCCTTGATTCTCGCGGCTCACACCGCTCTGCGCGAAAGCGACCTTCTCGGATTGAAATGGACCGCCTACCGCGACGGCTGCCTTGTTGTCAGAATCAGCAAGTCGCGTCGCAACCGAGGCAACGGCCGTCTCGTCGATATCCCTTGCACCAAGAGCCTTCGTCAGATGCTCGACAAGATGCCGCGCACGTCGGAATACATCCTGACGACACGGACCAATCGCCGCTTCAAGATCCGTTACTTCAGCCGACTCTGGCACGAGACGATGGTGGCAGCGGGAATCGACAAGATCAAACTTGAAGGCGTGGAAGAGCCGGTCTCGCTTCACTTCAACGATCTGCGAGGCACAGCCATCACATTGTTGTCGGAGGCCGGCTGCACTCCCCAGGAAATTGCGACCATCACGGGCCATTCGCTGAAGTACGTGAATCATATTCTGGAGAAGTATCTCGCGCGGACTAAAGGTCTGGCGCGGAAAGCTATTGAAAAATTTGAGTCTTCGCCGAGCGCCCAGTTCATGCTCGACCTAAGGACTGCGGAAAGCGCATGA
- a CDS encoding DUF3846 domain-containing protein → MRALIIDPFKKEIREFEIEKSLCAYQAAVGGFIEFAVFIDRRDVLYVADLAKWPERFLVGAQRSYSGCGLVIGTTRDGDAAPAKVSADALRGVVRFP, encoded by the coding sequence ATGAGAGCGCTGATCATCGACCCCTTCAAGAAGGAAATCCGGGAGTTCGAAATCGAGAAAAGCCTCTGCGCGTACCAGGCCGCGGTCGGAGGCTTCATCGAGTTCGCTGTCTTCATCGATCGGCGGGATGTCCTCTACGTGGCGGACCTCGCAAAATGGCCTGAGCGCTTTCTCGTTGGCGCCCAGCGCAGCTACTCGGGCTGCGGGCTGGTGATCGGCACGACGCGCGACGGCGACGCCGCCCCCGCCAAAGTATCGGCAGACGCGCTTCGCGGCGTGGTCCGCTTTCCCTAA
- a CDS encoding DUF1330 domain-containing protein, producing MPAYFIVQNTIKDEAQYQKYVQAVVPFIASFGGKLVARRAKVEVLEGEHDQRPVVMFEFPDMEAIHAFWNSPDYVPIKKLREGIATMNIWAFPGA from the coding sequence ATGCCCGCCTATTTTATTGTCCAAAACACCATCAAGGACGAAGCGCAGTACCAGAAATACGTGCAGGCCGTCGTGCCGTTCATAGCCAGCTTTGGCGGAAAACTTGTAGCCAGACGAGCGAAGGTGGAGGTGCTGGAAGGCGAACACGATCAGCGCCCGGTCGTCATGTTCGAGTTTCCCGACATGGAGGCGATCCACGCGTTCTGGAACTCGCCGGACTACGTTCCGATCAAGAAACTGCGCGAGGGTATAGCCACCATGAACATCTGGGCTTTTCCCGGCGCCTGA
- a CDS encoding Ku protein: MAPRANWKGFLRLSLVTCPVALYPATSESEKISFNQLNRQTGHRIKYLKVDADTGDEVPNEDIVKGYQLEKDQFIEVTKEELEEIALESTRTIEIDEFVDRTDIDPRYLIRPYYIRPDGKVGHDAFAVIRETIREMDKVAIGRVVLTNREHIIALEPMDKGLVGTLLRYPYEVRSEQEYFDEIQDVKVTKDMLDLARHIVNQKAGRFDPEKFEDHYETALIELINQKRAGKPITPKEKPAATNVVNLMEALRRSVGQEAAPAKAGKPAKKPRKAAAGQKEMLMSIAGKKPAKDAAAKKPAAGARRKSA, encoded by the coding sequence ATGGCCCCCCGAGCCAATTGGAAAGGGTTTCTCCGTCTCTCGCTCGTCACCTGTCCCGTCGCGCTCTACCCGGCGACGTCGGAGAGCGAGAAGATCTCGTTCAACCAGCTCAACCGGCAGACCGGCCACCGCATCAAATACCTGAAGGTCGACGCCGACACCGGAGACGAGGTGCCGAACGAGGACATCGTCAAGGGTTACCAGCTCGAGAAGGACCAGTTCATCGAGGTTACCAAGGAGGAGCTCGAGGAGATCGCCCTGGAGTCGACCCGGACCATCGAGATCGACGAGTTCGTCGACAGGACCGACATCGATCCCCGGTACCTGATCCGCCCCTACTACATCCGCCCCGACGGCAAGGTCGGGCACGACGCCTTCGCCGTGATCCGCGAGACCATCCGCGAGATGGACAAGGTCGCGATCGGGCGGGTCGTGCTGACCAACCGCGAGCACATCATCGCGCTCGAGCCGATGGACAAGGGGCTCGTCGGGACGCTGCTGCGCTACCCTTACGAAGTGCGCTCCGAGCAGGAGTATTTCGACGAGATCCAGGACGTCAAAGTGACCAAGGACATGCTCGATCTCGCCAGGCACATCGTGAACCAGAAGGCCGGCCGGTTCGACCCCGAAAAATTCGAGGACCACTATGAGACCGCGCTGATCGAGCTCATCAATCAGAAGCGCGCCGGCAAGCCGATCACGCCGAAGGAAAAGCCTGCCGCGACCAACGTGGTCAACCTGATGGAGGCGCTGCGTCGGAGCGTTGGTCAGGAGGCGGCGCCGGCGAAGGCCGGGAAGCCCGCTAAGAAGCCGCGGAAGGCTGCTGCGGGCCAGAAGGAGATGCTGATGTCGATTGCCGGCAAGAAGCCGGCGAAGGATGCGGCGGCGAAAAAGCCGGCGGCTGGGGCGAGGCGCAAGTCGGCCTGA
- a CDS encoding phosphoribosylanthranilate isomerase: MLTQIYEVATPAEAEAISAIGVDHVGVLVGDGAFPRELPVSEAAAVMEAIRGPSVLSALFLSPDVAMIERMARELRPPIVHLGASNELLAPDHVSALRRSLPGVRFMRSVPVTGPEALQVARAYDGIVEWILLDSHRVGDPQIGAQGVTHDWSISRTIVETVRTPVILAGGLGPDNVKEAIRSVQPAGVDSKTKTDSEGTHSKDLVKVQAFNRAAKNG; encoded by the coding sequence ATGCTGACGCAGATCTACGAAGTCGCGACGCCCGCCGAAGCCGAAGCAATATCCGCAATCGGCGTCGATCATGTCGGCGTGCTTGTCGGGGATGGCGCTTTCCCCCGGGAGCTTCCGGTTTCCGAAGCGGCCGCGGTTATGGAAGCTATCAGGGGGCCGTCCGTACTCTCGGCGCTGTTCCTTTCGCCGGATGTCGCGATGATCGAACGGATGGCCAGGGAGCTCCGCCCGCCTATCGTGCACCTCGGTGCTTCGAATGAGTTGCTTGCCCCCGACCATGTCTCGGCTCTCCGAAGGTCTTTGCCAGGTGTCAGGTTCATGCGTAGCGTACCGGTGACAGGACCCGAGGCGCTGCAGGTGGCGCGCGCCTACGATGGAATTGTCGAATGGATCCTGCTTGATAGTCATCGCGTTGGCGATCCTCAAATCGGTGCGCAGGGCGTCACGCACGATTGGAGCATCAGCCGAACGATCGTCGAGACCGTTCGGACTCCGGTAATACTCGCCGGCGGGCTGGGGCCGGACAATGTCAAAGAGGCTATCCGGTCGGTACAACCTGCCGGCGTGGACTCAAAAACGAAGACCGACAGCGAGGGCACCCACTCGAAAGACCTAGTGAAGGTCCAAGCTTTCAATCGCGCCGCGAAGAACGGCTGA
- a CDS encoding adenylate/guanylate cyclase domain-containing protein — translation MAELALPETQYAQSGDFSIAYQVMGSGPVDIILVPGIISHIDYQHELPGYTQILRRMARFSRVVTFDKRGQGLSDRLADVPSLEDRIDDVRAVMDAIGSRRAVLVGFSEGASMSVLFATTYPDRVSHLVLFGGLARIADLFPPSFSPAEADERLANLVKRWGSGSFLANVFASEASNPDAAARIAKFEKLACSPGAIRSYIISNRRIDVNAILPCVRAPTLILHRATDAQVPVALGRKMAAGIPGAKYIEYPSGDHAFWTGDTETLVGDIEEFVTGHRQAGDTDLERILATVMFTDIVDSTRQAAEIGDQRWRGRLDEHDALARQFIDRHRGNLVKTTGDGVLATFDGPGRAIRCALSFSSAARQIGLPVRAGLHTGEIEMRGSDIGGIAVHAAARVMSQSAPDEVLVSRVVTDLVAGAGLRFSERGSYELKGLPGKWDLFAATG, via the coding sequence ATGGCTGAACTTGCATTGCCCGAGACGCAATATGCGCAGAGCGGCGATTTCAGCATCGCCTACCAGGTCATGGGCAGCGGCCCTGTCGACATCATCCTGGTCCCTGGCATCATCTCGCATATCGATTACCAGCATGAGCTGCCCGGCTACACGCAAATCCTCCGCCGGATGGCCCGGTTCTCGAGGGTCGTCACTTTCGACAAGAGAGGACAAGGCCTGTCCGACAGGCTTGCCGATGTGCCTTCGCTCGAGGACCGCATCGACGACGTCCGGGCGGTGATGGACGCAATCGGATCGCGGCGGGCCGTGTTGGTCGGTTTCTCCGAGGGCGCTTCCATGAGCGTTCTGTTCGCGACGACCTATCCAGATCGCGTCTCCCACCTGGTTCTTTTCGGCGGCCTTGCCCGCATCGCCGACCTGTTTCCGCCGAGCTTTTCCCCTGCAGAGGCCGATGAAAGGCTGGCGAACCTCGTCAAGCGCTGGGGCAGCGGAAGCTTTCTCGCGAACGTATTCGCGAGCGAGGCCTCCAATCCGGACGCGGCCGCGCGCATTGCGAAGTTCGAAAAGCTGGCGTGCAGTCCGGGCGCCATCAGGTCCTACATAATTTCCAATCGCCGGATAGACGTGAATGCCATCCTTCCGTGTGTCCGCGCCCCGACCTTGATTCTGCATCGGGCGACCGACGCCCAAGTGCCGGTAGCGCTGGGCCGTAAGATGGCGGCGGGAATACCCGGGGCGAAGTACATCGAGTATCCGTCCGGAGATCACGCATTCTGGACCGGGGACACCGAGACCCTGGTCGGCGACATCGAGGAATTCGTGACCGGCCATCGCCAGGCGGGCGACACCGATCTCGAGCGCATTCTCGCGACCGTCATGTTCACCGACATCGTCGACTCCACGCGGCAGGCGGCCGAAATAGGCGACCAGCGGTGGCGGGGCCGCCTCGACGAGCACGACGCGCTTGCGCGTCAGTTCATCGACCGGCATCGAGGCAATCTGGTGAAGACCACCGGGGACGGCGTGCTCGCCACCTTCGACGGGCCAGGTCGTGCGATCCGGTGCGCGCTGTCGTTCAGCAGTGCCGCCCGTCAGATCGGCTTGCCGGTACGCGCTGGTCTGCATACTGGCGAGATCGAGATGCGGGGCAGCGACATTGGGGGCATCGCCGTCCACGCGGCGGCCCGCGTCATGTCGCAATCCGCGCCAGACGAGGTGCTGGTTTCGCGAGTTGTGACCGATCTCGTCGCGGGCGCGGGACTGAGGTTCAGCGAGCGCGGTTCGTACGAATTGAAGGGGCTACCGGGCAAATGGGATCTGTTCGCGGCCACCGGTTAG